A region from the Thermanaeromonas toyohensis ToBE genome encodes:
- a CDS encoding cyclic lactone autoinducer peptide yields the protein MKRLVYRLLPTIFSFLALAAAVGVKPTCAFFWYQPEVPKALRK from the coding sequence ATGAAACGCCTGGTCTACCGCCTGCTCCCCACCATATTTTCTTTCTTGGCCTTGGCCGCCGCTGTAGGTGTTAAACCAACTTGTGCATTCTTCTGGTATCAGCCGGAAGTCCCCAAGGCCCTAAGGAAGTAA
- a CDS encoding accessory gene regulator ArgB-like protein, whose amino-acid sequence MLRLNLTRPAVAYLRDKLGLSPAQEEVALYGLQIITYSAANLFSVVIVGLFLDCLGPALAATAAAGILRLFSGGAHSRSPLTCNILGMLVAGSIGKFSSFLAPLLPPSGLLLLVLMGAGLAFLPFLFLAPVDSPSKPLTSKERKKMRRLSIIFFFLITFSQVGILALRGPSSLVWAISLGVWWQAFSLTRAGQGLATTIDKLFSLNQREVLGG is encoded by the coding sequence TTGCTAAGGCTTAACTTAACCCGGCCGGCTGTGGCTTATTTAAGGGATAAGCTAGGTTTAAGCCCGGCGCAGGAAGAGGTAGCCTTGTACGGGCTGCAAATAATTACTTATAGCGCGGCAAACCTCTTCTCTGTGGTTATCGTAGGCCTATTTTTAGATTGCCTGGGGCCAGCCCTGGCTGCCACCGCCGCCGCAGGCATCTTACGTTTGTTTTCTGGCGGGGCCCATAGCCGCTCCCCTTTGACCTGTAATATCTTGGGTATGCTCGTCGCCGGATCCATAGGAAAATTTTCTTCCTTTTTAGCCCCTTTGCTTCCTCCTTCTGGTTTGCTTCTTTTAGTCCTTATGGGGGCAGGGCTCGCTTTCCTTCCTTTTTTATTCCTTGCTCCAGTAGATTCGCCTAGTAAACCCCTTACCTCAAAGGAGCGCAAGAAAATGCGCCGGCTTTCTATAATCTTTTTCTTCCTCATCACTTTTTCGCAGGTAGGAATATTAGCCTTAAGGGGTCCTTCTTCTTTAGTGTGGGCCATAAGTTTAGGGGTCTGGTGGCAAGCCTTCAGCTTAACCCGCGCGGGGCAAGGCTTAGCCACTACTATAGATAAGCTTTTTAGTTTAAATCAAAGGGAGGTCCTGGGAGGATGA
- a CDS encoding IS110 family transposase produces the protein MQKAEKKALVYGNVLIVGVDVAKKNHYARIYNSMGIDVVKPFYFHNSREGFCRLLGKISEAKEKEKAERIIIGMEPTGHYWKPLAYFLKEAGYTVVIVNPYHVKNSKEMEDNSQDKNDRKDAGLIAQLVKEGKFLHCILPEGIYAELRTLYITRQQEHKKLNAALCQLKAIVDEYFPELMEVFKSLLGKAAQWVLRNCPFPKDILSLKLEELEEGLKQASNSRVGIKRALALRQAAEKSIGVKEGLEGAKVKLQACLEEIEFYQGQIRKTEEAMGRYLEETGLANYLLSIPGVGVVTAAGFLGEIGDPAKYQHWRQIRKLAGYNLTAQKSGKKQKAKTTISKRGRPGLRNLLYQASLILVAKNKEFKALYHYFLKRPENPLTRKQALVAVALKLVRVMFTLITQKKEYDASKVLGKYREEQLKKVA, from the coding sequence ATGCAAAAGGCCGAAAAGAAAGCCTTAGTTTATGGCAACGTGCTGATCGTGGGAGTGGATGTAGCTAAGAAAAACCATTACGCCCGGATATATAACAGCATGGGTATCGACGTAGTAAAACCGTTCTACTTTCATAATAGCAGAGAAGGTTTCTGCCGTCTACTAGGGAAAATAAGCGAAGCCAAGGAGAAAGAGAAGGCGGAACGTATCATTATAGGCATGGAACCCACAGGACACTACTGGAAACCTCTAGCCTATTTCCTAAAAGAGGCAGGTTACACTGTAGTAATTGTAAATCCTTATCACGTTAAAAACAGCAAAGAGATGGAAGACAATAGCCAAGACAAGAACGACCGCAAGGATGCAGGCCTTATAGCCCAACTGGTAAAAGAGGGCAAATTCTTGCACTGCATTTTACCGGAAGGGATATATGCAGAACTGAGGACCCTTTATATTACCCGGCAGCAGGAACACAAAAAACTTAACGCTGCCCTCTGCCAGCTTAAAGCCATAGTAGATGAATATTTTCCCGAGCTAATGGAAGTATTTAAGAGTCTTTTAGGCAAGGCAGCCCAGTGGGTCTTAAGGAACTGTCCCTTTCCTAAGGACATATTAAGCCTAAAGTTAGAAGAACTAGAAGAAGGGCTAAAACAAGCCTCGAACAGTAGAGTAGGGATAAAGAGGGCTCTTGCTCTAAGGCAAGCAGCAGAAAAGAGCATAGGTGTTAAAGAAGGGCTAGAAGGGGCTAAAGTCAAACTTCAAGCCTGCTTGGAAGAAATCGAGTTTTACCAAGGTCAAATAAGGAAGACAGAGGAAGCCATGGGGCGATACCTAGAGGAGACAGGTTTAGCGAATTATCTTTTAAGCATTCCTGGGGTAGGGGTAGTAACAGCGGCAGGCTTTTTAGGGGAGATAGGTGACCCAGCGAAATACCAGCACTGGAGACAGATACGGAAACTAGCTGGTTATAACCTAACGGCCCAGAAATCGGGGAAGAAACAGAAGGCCAAGACCACCATATCCAAGAGGGGTCGGCCGGGGCTAAGGAATCTACTTTACCAGGCGAGCCTTATTCTAGTGGCTAAGAACAAAGAATTTAAAGCGCTATATCACTATTTCCTAAAGAGGCCGGAAAATCCTTTAACGAGGAAGCAGGCTCTAGTAGCTGTGGCTTTAAAGCTAGTGCGGGTGATGTTTACCCTTATTACCCAGAAGAAGGAATATGATGCCAGCAAAGTATTAGGGAAATACCGGGAAGAACAACTAAAGAAAGTAGCTTAA
- a CDS encoding copper chaperone Copz family protein, whose product MANCCECYPQEISQQACPVCGTPGFKVKHVTVKSLVAGEKASKVKEVNYFLCPNKKCEIVYFSPDDKTYFLKTDLRVRVWLKDDGLDVPLCYCQEVTRKDILEALASGCPVDVKAVMECTGAGRGGNCLYRNPTGRCCHPALEEFIARQKESQRETEAAIGWGVSSGGK is encoded by the coding sequence ATGGCCAACTGTTGTGAGTGTTACCCTCAAGAGATTAGCCAACAAGCCTGCCCAGTTTGTGGTACCCCAGGGTTTAAGGTAAAACATGTAACGGTTAAAAGCTTAGTAGCGGGGGAAAAGGCTTCTAAGGTTAAAGAAGTCAATTATTTTCTATGCCCCAACAAAAAATGCGAGATAGTATATTTTTCTCCTGATGATAAAACTTACTTCCTTAAAACAGATCTACGGGTACGCGTATGGCTTAAGGATGATGGCCTAGATGTACCCCTCTGCTATTGTCAGGAAGTCACGCGGAAGGATATCTTGGAGGCCTTAGCTTCAGGTTGCCCTGTGGATGTAAAAGCGGTTATGGAGTGTACTGGAGCAGGTCGAGGGGGTAATTGCTTGTACCGGAATCCAACTGGCCGTTGCTGCCATCCTGCCCTGGAAGAATTTATCGCCCGGCAGAAAGAAAGCCAAAGGGAAACAGAAGCGGCTATAGGGTGGGGAGTTTCTTCCGGAGGGAAGTGA
- the hcp gene encoding hydroxylamine reductase, with translation MFCYQCEQTAGGTGCTKVGVCGKNEDLSSLQDTLILGVKGIAAYSFHARELGYYDEEIDSFMEEALFATLTNVDFDMDRHLELLLKCGAMNLKAMELLDKAHVERFGAPTPTQVSTGTKAGPGILVTGHDLLDLYELLKQTEGTGVNVYTHGEMLPAHAYPELKKFPHLVGNYGTAWQNQRSEFEEFPGAILGTTNCVLTPKDTYKDRMFTCGVAGLPGVTHIKNRDFTPVIEKAKSLPPLPEKEGKTITTGFHHTAVLGLADKIISLVKAGKIRHFFLVGGCDGAKKGRSYYTEFVQKVPRDCVVLTLGCGKYRFNYLDLGEIEGIPRLLDMGQCNNAYSAIQVALALAQAFSCSVNELPLSLVLSWFEQKAVAILLTLFHLGVRNIRIGPSAPAFISPNVLKILQDKFNLQLITTPEEDLKAILG, from the coding sequence ATGTTCTGTTACCAGTGCGAACAGACAGCCGGAGGAACCGGTTGCACTAAGGTAGGTGTCTGTGGCAAAAACGAAGATTTATCAAGCCTCCAAGATACCCTTATTTTGGGAGTTAAAGGTATAGCAGCTTATTCCTTCCATGCGCGGGAACTAGGTTATTATGATGAAGAGATAGATTCTTTTATGGAAGAAGCCTTATTTGCCACTTTGACTAATGTGGACTTTGATATGGATAGGCATCTAGAACTCCTCCTCAAATGCGGGGCCATGAACCTTAAAGCCATGGAGCTCCTGGACAAGGCCCATGTAGAACGTTTCGGTGCCCCCACACCTACTCAAGTCTCCACAGGGACCAAGGCTGGCCCCGGAATTTTAGTTACTGGCCATGATCTTTTGGATCTCTACGAACTTTTAAAGCAGACAGAGGGTACAGGGGTGAACGTATATACCCATGGCGAAATGCTCCCGGCCCATGCTTACCCCGAATTAAAGAAATTCCCTCACCTTGTAGGAAATTACGGTACAGCTTGGCAGAATCAGCGTAGCGAGTTTGAGGAGTTTCCAGGGGCCATCTTGGGTACCACTAACTGTGTGCTTACACCTAAAGACACCTATAAGGACCGCATGTTCACCTGCGGAGTGGCCGGTTTGCCCGGGGTAACCCACATCAAAAACCGGGATTTTACCCCGGTAATTGAAAAGGCCAAGTCCTTACCTCCCCTGCCGGAAAAAGAAGGTAAAACCATAACCACCGGTTTCCACCATACAGCAGTCTTAGGGTTGGCTGATAAAATTATCTCTCTAGTTAAAGCCGGCAAAATCCGCCACTTCTTCTTGGTGGGTGGCTGTGATGGGGCCAAAAAGGGGCGCAGTTACTATACGGAATTCGTCCAGAAAGTACCCCGGGACTGTGTAGTCCTAACCCTAGGATGCGGGAAGTATCGCTTCAACTATCTGGACCTGGGCGAGATCGAGGGTATTCCTCGCCTCCTCGATATGGGCCAGTGCAACAATGCGTATTCTGCTATCCAAGTGGCTTTAGCCTTGGCCCAGGCCTTTAGCTGTAGCGTGAACGAATTACCCTTAAGCCTTGTGCTCTCCTGGTTTGAGCAGAAGGCCGTGGCCATACTTCTTACCCTCTTCCATCTGGGAGTTAGGAATATCCGTATAGGTCCTTCAGCTCCTGCCTTCATTTCGCCCAATGTACTGAAGATACTACAAGATAAGTTTAACCTCCAGCTAATTACTACTCCGGAAGAAGATCTTAAGGCTATTTTAGGTTAA
- a CDS encoding DUF763 domain-containing protein: MRTGVASLPLHGGHCPPWLFERMKRLAVAIIEVIVQEFGPQEVLRRLSDPFWFQAFGCVLGFDWHSSGLTTTVCGALKEGLRGREKDVGLIIAGGKGRTSRQAPSEIAAAADKHALTLDPGYLIFASRMAAKVDNTALQDGYQLYHHVFVFTFDGQWAVVQQGMNEATRLARRYHWLGERLKDFVCDPHAAVCCDQKGFALNLVARESEQARQVVTELAREKPEKVVKEYRRILERLPSNSEKVLLETPALLNRECPLGEAKGVFSGGPGGLELPGDGQLTLWDTVEYTSQFNQPALLQLPWRHDLPRAEYLNQALLKLYASQPVDFISVLGIEGIGPKTLRALALVSEVAFGAPASFRDPVKYSFSHGGKDGHPYPVDRRLYDRSIAILEKALTEAKVGRSEKMDALRRLAHLAR, from the coding sequence TTGCGGACAGGGGTAGCTAGCCTTCCTTTGCATGGGGGGCATTGCCCGCCTTGGCTTTTTGAACGTATGAAACGCCTGGCTGTAGCTATCATAGAGGTGATAGTCCAAGAATTTGGCCCGCAAGAAGTACTACGCCGGTTAAGCGATCCCTTTTGGTTTCAGGCCTTTGGCTGTGTACTGGGGTTTGACTGGCATTCATCTGGACTAACCACTACTGTTTGTGGCGCCCTTAAGGAAGGACTACGGGGTAGAGAAAAGGATGTAGGACTTATCATCGCTGGAGGTAAAGGCCGCACCTCCCGGCAGGCGCCTTCGGAGATCGCGGCGGCTGCTGATAAGCATGCCCTCACCTTAGATCCAGGATATCTTATTTTTGCTAGCCGGATGGCGGCTAAAGTGGATAATACTGCCCTCCAGGATGGGTACCAGCTTTATCACCACGTCTTCGTTTTTACCTTCGATGGCCAGTGGGCTGTAGTTCAACAAGGTATGAATGAAGCTACCCGCCTGGCCCGGCGCTACCATTGGTTGGGGGAAAGGCTTAAAGATTTTGTATGCGATCCCCATGCTGCAGTATGCTGTGACCAAAAAGGGTTCGCTTTAAATCTAGTGGCTAGGGAGAGCGAACAGGCTCGCCAGGTGGTAACGGAACTGGCTAGGGAGAAGCCAGAAAAGGTAGTAAAGGAGTATCGCCGAATCCTAGAAAGACTTCCCTCGAATTCAGAGAAGGTTCTACTTGAAACGCCAGCGCTCCTAAACCGGGAGTGCCCTTTAGGGGAAGCTAAGGGGGTATTTTCTGGCGGACCTGGGGGTTTAGAACTTCCAGGTGATGGGCAACTAACCCTTTGGGATACTGTGGAGTATACTTCCCAATTTAACCAACCGGCCCTACTACAACTCCCTTGGAGGCATGATCTCCCCCGGGCTGAATACTTAAACCAAGCCCTCCTTAAGCTATACGCTAGCCAGCCTGTTGATTTTATTTCTGTGCTAGGGATAGAAGGTATAGGGCCTAAAACCTTGCGGGCTTTAGCCCTGGTGTCAGAGGTAGCCTTTGGAGCTCCAGCCAGTTTTCGAGATCCCGTAAAGTATAGTTTTAGCCATGGTGGCAAAGACGGTCACCCCTATCCTGTAGACCGCCGGCTGTATGACCGATCTATCGCTATACTAGAGAAAGCCTTAACCGAAGCCAAAGTGGGTCGGAGTGAAAAGATGGACGCACTACGCCGCCTGGCGCATTTAGCACGTTGA
- the accD gene encoding acetyl-CoA carboxylase, carboxyltransferase subunit beta: MFPGLKKTRYIELDTQRYFQEHPFEKCPSCKEILVQKQLWDNLKVCPRCEYHFRLTAAERLSQVVDEGTFQEWDADLSSRDPLSFPGYLEKLKEAREATGLKEAVVTGYGEIEGEPAALAVMDSHFMMGSMGIVVGEKIARAIEVALERRLPFIAFCASGGARMQEGMLSLLQMAKISALLNKLSQARLLYISVLTDPTTGGVTASFASLGDIILAEPGALICFTGPRVIEQTIGQKLPDGFQRAEFMLAKGFVDLIVPRKNMKATLARLLRLHPRGDRSARL; encoded by the coding sequence ATGTTTCCAGGCCTTAAGAAAACCAGGTATATAGAACTAGATACCCAAAGGTATTTTCAGGAGCACCCCTTCGAGAAATGCCCGTCCTGTAAGGAGATACTGGTGCAAAAGCAGCTATGGGATAACCTTAAGGTTTGCCCGCGCTGTGAATATCATTTCCGGTTGACGGCTGCTGAGCGCTTAAGTCAGGTAGTAGATGAGGGTACTTTCCAGGAATGGGATGCGGATCTTTCTTCCCGCGATCCTCTTTCCTTTCCTGGGTACCTGGAGAAGCTTAAAGAGGCCCGGGAAGCTACGGGTCTTAAAGAGGCTGTAGTTACCGGGTATGGTGAGATAGAAGGAGAGCCTGCAGCTCTAGCAGTTATGGATAGTCACTTTATGATGGGGAGTATGGGAATAGTGGTAGGGGAGAAGATAGCCCGGGCCATAGAGGTAGCTTTAGAGCGGCGCCTTCCCTTCATAGCCTTCTGTGCTTCCGGGGGAGCCCGCATGCAAGAAGGGATGCTTTCCCTTTTGCAGATGGCTAAGATTTCGGCCCTCCTCAACAAGTTAAGCCAGGCCCGGCTATTATACATAAGTGTGCTTACCGACCCCACCACTGGAGGAGTGACGGCTAGTTTTGCTTCCTTAGGGGATATTATCCTGGCTGAACCCGGGGCCCTTATATGTTTTACTGGCCCGCGGGTTATCGAGCAAACCATTGGTCAGAAGTTGCCCGACGGCTTCCAGCGGGCCGAGTTTATGCTGGCTAAGGGCTTCGTAGACCTTATAGTGCCTAGAAAGAATATGAAGGCTACCTTGGCCAGACTTTTAAGACTCCATCCACGAGGGGATAGAAGTGCTCGTTTATGA
- a CDS encoding bifunctional diguanylate cyclase/phosphohydrolase — protein MGITVYTARKILPKILPLGPSRLDEILLLLVVFPLTFIFLWVSHNFYGAKVLILVPAIIAATAFGKAMGTIGAILASGLLFFLDYRLYLHFPPEVFQTDVIVSSVIILLSWLMGGLMEVERRAQKELLQLADYDQLTGLYNHRCLQEKLALSLKEAAEKGQPLTVVLLDIDQFKYYNAVYGYQKGDEILAAIGKLLLEELLSPFYAARYANDEFALVFPGKEKERALKMPTELKEKIAQAATLCLLESHLEPPSKPFALTMGSASFPDDADTALPLIRAAENDLFRAKSSQGKARLYQSILSEICALKIKEAFPTLQTLVALINTKDRYTYGHSERVMSYALALAEKLNLPEEDKDALRYGSYLHDLGKIEIESNLLNKNGPLNDKEWEIMKTHPIWGSELVKPLIFFQKIALILRYHHENYDGSGYPDGLKGKEIPLLARIVRLADSFDAMTTDRPYRKGLTFEQASEELKRHAGVFYDPELVKPFLEAVKEIYQAEKS, from the coding sequence TTGGGAATAACAGTATATACCGCCCGCAAGATATTGCCCAAAATCCTACCCTTAGGGCCATCTAGATTAGATGAAATACTCCTTCTTCTGGTGGTCTTCCCGCTGACCTTCATTTTCTTATGGGTTAGCCATAACTTTTATGGCGCCAAGGTCCTCATCCTGGTCCCCGCTATAATCGCTGCCACCGCCTTTGGTAAGGCTATGGGGACCATCGGAGCCATCCTAGCCTCGGGATTGCTTTTCTTTCTGGATTACAGGCTCTACCTTCACTTTCCTCCGGAAGTGTTTCAAACCGATGTTATTGTGAGCTCTGTGATAATCTTGCTCTCCTGGCTTATGGGAGGATTGATGGAGGTAGAACGCCGGGCTCAAAAAGAATTGTTGCAGCTCGCCGATTACGACCAGCTCACCGGGCTTTATAACCACCGTTGCCTCCAAGAAAAGCTGGCCTTATCCTTAAAGGAAGCAGCGGAAAAAGGCCAGCCCCTTACGGTAGTGCTCCTCGACATAGATCAGTTTAAATACTATAACGCTGTCTATGGATACCAGAAGGGAGACGAAATTTTAGCTGCCATTGGTAAATTGCTCCTAGAGGAGCTACTCTCCCCTTTTTACGCGGCCCGTTATGCCAACGACGAGTTCGCCCTGGTCTTCCCTGGTAAGGAAAAAGAAAGGGCTTTAAAAATGCCCACAGAATTAAAAGAAAAGATCGCCCAGGCAGCTACTTTGTGCTTACTAGAAAGCCATCTGGAGCCCCCTTCCAAGCCTTTCGCTTTAACCATGGGTTCCGCCAGTTTCCCCGATGATGCCGACACAGCTTTACCCCTTATCCGGGCTGCCGAAAACGATCTGTTCAGGGCCAAATCTAGCCAAGGTAAGGCTCGCCTTTACCAGTCCATTTTAAGCGAGATCTGCGCCTTAAAAATTAAGGAAGCCTTCCCTACCTTGCAAACCTTAGTAGCCCTTATTAATACTAAGGACAGATATACCTACGGCCACTCGGAAAGGGTCATGTCTTATGCCCTGGCCCTCGCCGAAAAGTTAAATCTTCCCGAAGAAGATAAAGATGCTCTACGTTATGGCTCCTACCTTCACGACCTAGGAAAGATTGAAATCGAAAGCAATCTCCTTAATAAAAATGGACCCTTAAATGACAAAGAATGGGAGATTATGAAAACCCATCCTATATGGGGAAGTGAACTGGTTAAACCTTTAATATTTTTCCAAAAAATAGCACTTATACTTCGCTATCATCACGAAAACTATGATGGCTCCGGCTACCCGGACGGCCTAAAGGGAAAAGAAATTCCGTTATTGGCCCGCATCGTACGGCTAGCTGATAGCTTCGATGCTATGACCACTGATCGCCCTTACCGGAAAGGCCTTACCTTTGAACAAGCAAGTGAAGAGTTAAAACGACACGCTGGGGTATTCTACGACCCCGAGCTAGTGAAACCCTTCCTAGAAGCTGTAAAAGAAATTTACCAGGCTGAAAAAAGTTAA
- the thiM gene encoding hydroxyethylthiazole kinase yields the protein MDWGKRVASIRQKVKEERPLIHHITNVVVTNLTANITLAMGAAPVMAYSLKEVADMVGLAQALVLNMGTPDDVLVEAMLLAGKTANKAGIPVIFDPVGAGATPYRTEIAREIVQELRIDILRGNSSEIASVGGLGGRTRGVDATEVSLEPAEMAPKVAQKLNTVVVVTGATDYISDGQRLLAVDNGHQMLSRVTGTGCSATTVIAAFRAVEPDGVVASAAALAYYGLAAEKAGKIAQGPGSFQEALWDMLYNLEGEELAYGVRIRELRS from the coding sequence ATGGACTGGGGAAAACGAGTAGCTTCTATTAGACAGAAGGTTAAGGAGGAGCGCCCTTTAATCCATCACATTACAAATGTAGTGGTCACTAACTTGACAGCTAACATTACCTTGGCAATGGGGGCCGCACCGGTTATGGCCTACTCCTTAAAGGAAGTGGCGGACATGGTGGGTTTGGCCCAGGCGCTAGTCTTAAATATGGGTACTCCTGATGATGTGTTGGTGGAGGCCATGCTCTTAGCCGGTAAGACAGCCAATAAAGCCGGTATACCTGTAATTTTTGATCCTGTAGGGGCAGGCGCCACACCCTACCGGACAGAGATCGCTCGAGAAATAGTACAAGAACTGCGTATAGATATTTTAAGGGGTAACTCTTCAGAGATAGCCTCTGTAGGCGGCTTGGGTGGCCGTACTAGAGGAGTAGATGCTACTGAGGTTTCCCTTGAACCGGCGGAGATGGCCCCTAAGGTAGCGCAAAAGCTAAATACAGTAGTAGTTGTAACAGGGGCGACAGACTACATAAGCGATGGCCAGCGCCTCCTGGCTGTGGATAATGGTCATCAAATGTTGAGCAGGGTTACGGGTACCGGGTGTTCGGCTACTACTGTTATTGCGGCTTTCCGAGCAGTAGAACCTGACGGGGTGGTGGCTAGCGCTGCGGCCCTGGCCTACTATGGCTTGGCAGCGGAGAAGGCGGGGAAAATTGCTCAAGGCCCGGGGAGCTTTCAAGAGGCCTTGTGGGATATGTTGTACAATTTGGAAGGGGAAGAGCTCGCTTATGGGGTAAGGATACGAGAACTTCGAAGCTAA
- a CDS encoding S8 family peptidase: protein MQKSLIRILTGAGVIIFLFLYWLGPSFKGMAAPRPFLPPRPPNQASFGDRVLVKFFSNVPQDQIDKVHRENGGRVVEFIPELGVQVVEVPQGQAAEKAASYSRNPHVEFAEPDYIARAVFIPNDPYFAKQWGMTQIQGPEAWDLSTGDKGVAIAILDTGIDQDHEDLAGQVVANVNFSNSRTVDDRFGHGTHVAGIASAVTNNALGVAGLGYRTVLFNVKVLGDEGQGFYSWVARGILWAAENGAKVINLSLGGTRPSKVLERAVDFAWSKGVIIVAAAGNDNTSSPFYPAAYPKCMAVAATDQEDTRAFFSNYGSWVDIAAPGVDIFSTTPNHDNYIHQYGIALGYDYLSGTSMASPHVAGTAALVWARYPYLKNGEVRWRIERAVDPTTGFDTPVGRVNAYRALQ from the coding sequence ATGCAGAAAAGTTTAATTAGAATACTTACGGGAGCAGGCGTTATTATATTTTTGTTCTTGTATTGGCTGGGGCCCTCCTTTAAAGGCATGGCGGCTCCCCGACCTTTCCTTCCGCCTAGGCCTCCAAATCAAGCTTCCTTTGGGGACCGAGTTCTGGTTAAATTCTTTTCTAATGTACCCCAGGACCAAATAGACAAGGTACATAGGGAGAATGGTGGGCGGGTAGTTGAATTTATCCCTGAATTGGGGGTACAAGTAGTAGAAGTACCTCAAGGCCAGGCAGCAGAGAAGGCAGCCAGTTATAGCCGCAACCCACATGTTGAGTTTGCGGAACCTGATTATATAGCCAGGGCTGTTTTTATACCTAATGATCCCTACTTCGCGAAACAATGGGGTATGACACAGATCCAGGGCCCGGAAGCTTGGGACCTGAGCACTGGAGACAAAGGAGTAGCCATAGCTATCCTAGACACTGGTATTGACCAAGACCATGAGGACCTGGCTGGCCAGGTGGTTGCCAATGTTAATTTTAGCAATAGCCGTACTGTTGATGATAGATTCGGCCATGGTACCCATGTGGCTGGCATAGCTTCAGCGGTTACCAATAATGCACTAGGGGTAGCTGGGCTAGGATATCGCACTGTTCTCTTTAACGTTAAAGTTTTGGGTGACGAAGGACAAGGTTTTTACAGTTGGGTGGCCCGGGGTATCCTTTGGGCCGCAGAAAACGGAGCCAAAGTGATCAATTTAAGCCTAGGAGGCACCCGTCCTTCTAAAGTCCTAGAGAGAGCTGTGGATTTTGCCTGGAGCAAGGGGGTTATAATAGTAGCCGCAGCAGGCAATGATAATACTTCTTCCCCCTTCTACCCGGCAGCCTATCCCAAGTGTATGGCTGTAGCGGCTACGGACCAAGAGGATACCCGGGCCTTCTTCTCTAACTATGGGTCTTGGGTAGACATTGCTGCCCCGGGTGTGGATATTTTCTCCACTACCCCTAACCATGATAATTACATTCACCAGTATGGGATAGCCTTAGGGTATGACTATTTATCAGGAACTTCCATGGCTAGCCCCCATGTAGCTGGTACAGCAGCCCTAGTATGGGCCCGGTATCCCTACTTGAAAAATGGAGAAGTGAGGTGGCGGATAGAAAGGGCTGTAGATCCTACTACAGGGTTTGACACCCCGGTAGGAAGGGTTAATGCCTACCGTGCCCTGCAGTAG
- a CDS encoding D-alanine--D-alanine ligase family protein: MLRILFLFNAVAAKDRQGAYSDCLSWDVARLIYKALLESGHKVFPLNLRSPRQLDKYLARIPLPHLAFVLAEGFLKEPRTLYDGTGAAAVRTLLQHYGIPASHSPVGVMEICRHKNLTYEVLANHSFPIPRYVLVELSQDNWVEQLEEAIERIGFPLFVKPNGGGNSLGIDEDSLSFNYQDLKRKVLSLKQTLGEVPILVEEYLPGQEVTVGIIGQSPCYVLPPLAFLESQIRTISVKKGKAQYSPILAGEELYHYLADLAGRVFSCLGARDALRLDLRAGSQGNFYIIDVNGTPSLNPTSSLMAMGASIGLKFTQLINFLLYQALLNYGLPPGARLEEMVAQVLNQLYPYRWEGERILAEACT; this comes from the coding sequence GTGTTACGCATCCTTTTCCTTTTTAACGCTGTGGCGGCTAAAGACCGTCAGGGCGCTTACAGCGACTGCCTTTCCTGGGATGTAGCTCGCCTGATCTATAAAGCTTTACTAGAAAGTGGCCATAAAGTTTTCCCTTTAAATCTCCGTAGTCCCCGGCAACTGGATAAATACTTGGCTAGGATACCCTTACCCCATTTAGCCTTTGTCCTGGCTGAAGGTTTCTTAAAGGAGCCGCGTACCCTGTATGATGGTACAGGGGCAGCCGCCGTCCGTACCTTATTACAGCATTATGGTATTCCTGCTAGCCACTCCCCTGTGGGTGTCATGGAGATATGCCGGCACAAAAACTTAACTTATGAAGTTCTAGCTAACCATAGCTTTCCCATACCCCGATATGTGCTTGTGGAACTTAGCCAGGATAATTGGGTAGAACAGCTAGAGGAGGCTATAGAAAGAATAGGCTTTCCCCTTTTTGTTAAACCCAACGGTGGAGGTAATAGCTTAGGCATCGATGAGGATTCCCTTAGTTTTAATTATCAAGACCTAAAGCGCAAAGTTCTGTCCCTAAAGCAAACTTTAGGTGAGGTACCTATACTGGTGGAAGAATACCTTCCTGGCCAGGAGGTGACAGTGGGCATCATCGGCCAGAGCCCTTGTTACGTTTTACCTCCCTTGGCTTTCTTAGAAAGCCAAATTAGAACCATATCCGTCAAAAAGGGAAAAGCCCAGTATTCTCCTATCCTGGCTGGGGAAGAGCTATACCATTACCTTGCCGATTTAGCAGGCCGGGTATTTTCCTGCCTGGGGGCCAGGGATGCCCTGCGCCTAGATCTGCGTGCAGGTAGCCAGGGTAATTTTTATATCATTGACGTTAATGGCACCCCCTCCCTTAACCCGACCTCTTCCCTGATGGCCATGGGGGCATCCATAGGGCTTAAATTTACCCAGCTTATTAATTTCCTTCTATACCAGGCTTTATTAAATTACGGGCTTCCCCCAGGGGCTCGCCTGGAGGAAATGGTTGCCCAAGTTTTAAACCAACTTTATCCTTACCGCTGGGAGGGAGAAAGGATATTAGCCGAGGCCTGTACTTAA